A genomic region of Deinococcus sp. KSM4-11 contains the following coding sequences:
- a CDS encoding NFACT family protein, whose protein sequence is MEGLMLARVLRDLAPHLPARTLGWVFPDETTAALLLERQGNLVLAYRPPQPALFLSRERLRGDPRSPFQRTLVARARGDLLQVEQLKLDRVVVLHFGGEAGFVDQAPTRVIFEVTGRNANLLLLEPGEGFAGRILMAAREVTGRRNRFRTIRSGGPYTPPPPYDKPDPRTLTGTDAQALSTVPVGRWREHLDGLGPLLGAELVRRSGLRPDEIPGDRWPQVLDALATLADDPSVSEGIMQDGAREAIRSEKAVALRKALRDPLDKRLTLLRNQLADVGRAEQGLEAAHHDRQEADLLMAYAAEVPGGASHTELPAFDGSGQRPIALEPQLSAVQNAEKRYTRARRREDVYERLAEREPTLRTELAEAEARVARLDDATLEELEALSDCLQAERPEKSPYGMRAVTPGGFEVLIGRNNKENATLTHRLGRSQDYWFHAQGYPGSHVLVRTGGKELAPTDILYAAQLAAAHSKARGGGNVPVDYTRVKFVWRPRGAPAGQVHYTDQKTVWVDSIPPTTPGA, encoded by the coding sequence GTGGAAGGCCTGATGCTCGCGCGGGTGCTGCGCGACCTCGCCCCCCACCTGCCCGCCCGTACCCTCGGCTGGGTGTTCCCGGACGAGACGACCGCCGCCCTCCTGCTCGAACGGCAGGGCAACCTGGTGCTCGCGTACCGGCCGCCCCAGCCCGCGCTGTTTCTGTCCCGCGAACGGTTGCGAGGTGATCCCCGCAGTCCCTTCCAGCGTACCCTGGTGGCCCGCGCCCGGGGTGATTTGCTGCAGGTGGAGCAGCTGAAACTCGACCGCGTGGTGGTTCTGCACTTCGGCGGCGAGGCGGGCTTCGTGGATCAGGCCCCGACCCGCGTGATCTTCGAGGTCACCGGTCGCAACGCCAATCTGCTGCTCCTCGAACCCGGCGAGGGCTTTGCCGGACGCATCCTGATGGCCGCGCGCGAGGTGACCGGTCGCCGCAACCGCTTCCGCACCATCCGCAGCGGAGGGCCGTACACGCCGCCGCCCCCTTATGACAAGCCCGACCCGCGCACGCTGACGGGCACGGACGCTCAGGCGCTCTCGACCGTGCCCGTGGGCCGCTGGCGGGAGCACCTGGACGGCCTGGGGCCGCTGCTCGGTGCGGAACTCGTGCGCCGCTCCGGTCTGCGCCCGGACGAGATTCCCGGCGATCGCTGGCCGCAGGTGCTGGACGCGCTGGCCACCCTGGCAGACGACCCCAGCGTGAGCGAGGGCATCATGCAGGACGGCGCGCGTGAGGCGATTCGCAGCGAGAAGGCGGTCGCCCTGCGCAAGGCCCTGCGCGACCCGCTCGACAAGCGCCTCACGCTGCTGCGCAACCAGCTCGCGGATGTCGGCCGCGCCGAGCAGGGCCTGGAGGCCGCCCACCACGACCGCCAGGAGGCCGATCTGCTGATGGCCTACGCGGCCGAGGTGCCGGGTGGGGCCAGCCACACGGAGCTGCCTGCCTTCGACGGCAGCGGCCAGCGACCCATCGCGCTGGAGCCGCAGCTGAGTGCCGTGCAGAACGCCGAGAAACGCTACACCCGGGCCCGGCGGCGGGAGGACGTGTACGAACGCCTGGCCGAGCGTGAGCCCACGCTGCGCACAGAACTCGCGGAGGCGGAGGCCAGGGTCGCCCGCCTGGACGACGCCACCCTGGAGGAACTGGAGGCGCTGTCCGACTGCCTTCAGGCAGAGCGGCCCGAGAAGAGTCCCTACGGAATGCGCGCCGTCACGCCTGGCGGGTTCGAGGTGCTGATCGGCCGCAACAACAAGGAGAACGCCACGCTGACCCACCGCCTGGGCCGCAGCCAGGACTACTGGTTTCATGCCCAGGGCTATCCGGGCAGCCATGTGCTGGTGCGTACCGGCGGCAAGGAACTGGCGCCGACGGACATCCTGTACGCCGCGCAGCTGGCGGCGGCCCACAGCAAGGCGCGTGGCGGCGGCAACGTGCCCGTGGACTACACCCGCGTGAAATTCGTGTGGCGACCACGCGGCGCGCCTGCCGGGCAGGTGCATTACACGGATCAGAAAACGGTCTGGGTCGACAGCATACCGCCCACCACACCGGGGGCCTGA
- a CDS encoding outer membrane protein assembly factor: MRHPLTLAVTVLLAAPAVAQTTGTVQDVTVVGTSELLANFLRATLTVQAGVPLSSVNLRQVEQEVIASGYFKTAVAELRTVSGKDTLYITVTSNPTISAVEASGLTFLPADGFKKSIGELLNIAPGATLNTQRLEQAKEALANNYNAEGYPFAPSISTDVKTNKDGTATVSFVVDETAPIKRVEVSGVTLLPASTVTAIFKPLYDSKKFTPDAYYAAVTQLQQAYDQAGYLQSGVDTKGSTLEGGVLKVKALEGKVAAIDTSDLGDIKATLQTQAGKPLTLASIQADVRTLANQTGKPVGFALQPDAQNPAQVTVLFGAADVATGPVKSIAVTGNTLVPTAQLLAAVKTKVGDTYTPQLAQDDFLALRDVYRKAGYEISTRDAITFKEGVLTYTVREVKLVGYELQWAGKHRTVDRVILRELPAPGTAFNLNQLRASLGSISRLGFVKVTTETVKSDPANPENVTYVLGLSETTTGIPVNLGLTYDSFAGGWGGDAAYTNTNAFGLGHNFTVGVGAQQNQAGQNLVGNVSYTIPWLDFDFLDFRKVPTSLSVTAGSNVTGNTPILTTATSGTLTGSDGTTVVTPDAGSDTGFDYTTRTTSFSVSAGRNLTKYLSANVGVGVSYRTYYLEALAEDSTTGIQDGNAKVKVKSTDSAGTTTETEVLVPATYATPLIPDSSVTTRVSGGLSYDSTDNAEFPGRGLRSGLAAGYNVGRQGSTPLSWTDVQAGIIGYYGFGRTLEKELNVQTKQQVVAVRLNAGTILSPDTAPAGTGFSIGGGSSPNPAFQLRGLDNAALFGTHYVTSSAEYRYDFGLKSGIAQGLYGVVFADAGTAWSDTTAAKLNYGFGAGMQLNLGIGGALLPSLRFDYGYSPQNGNGKFSFRLGNFW, encoded by the coding sequence ATGCGACACCCCCTCACGCTCGCCGTCACCGTCCTCCTCGCCGCGCCCGCCGTCGCCCAGACGACCGGCACCGTGCAGGATGTGACCGTGGTCGGCACCAGCGAACTGCTGGCCAATTTCCTGCGCGCCACCCTGACCGTCCAGGCGGGCGTTCCGCTGTCCAGCGTCAACCTGCGTCAGGTCGAGCAGGAGGTCATCGCCAGTGGGTACTTCAAGACCGCCGTGGCCGAACTGCGCACGGTCAGCGGCAAGGACACCCTGTACATCACGGTCACGTCCAATCCCACCATCAGCGCCGTCGAGGCGAGCGGCCTGACCTTCCTGCCGGCCGACGGCTTCAAGAAGTCCATCGGGGAACTGCTGAACATCGCGCCCGGCGCGACCCTGAACACCCAGCGCCTCGAGCAGGCCAAGGAAGCCCTCGCCAACAACTACAACGCGGAAGGCTACCCCTTCGCGCCCAGCATCAGCACGGACGTGAAGACCAACAAGGACGGCACCGCCACCGTGAGCTTCGTGGTCGACGAGACCGCACCCATCAAACGGGTCGAGGTCTCCGGCGTCACGCTCCTGCCGGCCAGCACCGTGACCGCGATCTTCAAGCCGCTGTACGACAGCAAGAAGTTCACCCCGGACGCCTACTACGCCGCCGTGACGCAGCTCCAGCAGGCCTACGACCAGGCCGGCTACCTCCAGAGTGGCGTCGACACGAAGGGCAGCACCCTCGAGGGCGGCGTTTTGAAGGTCAAGGCCTTGGAAGGGAAGGTCGCCGCGATCGACACCAGCGACCTGGGCGACATCAAGGCCACGCTCCAGACGCAGGCGGGCAAGCCGCTGACGCTCGCGTCCATCCAGGCGGACGTGCGCACCCTGGCCAACCAGACCGGCAAGCCCGTGGGCTTCGCGCTGCAACCCGACGCGCAGAACCCGGCGCAGGTCACGGTGCTATTCGGCGCGGCCGATGTCGCCACCGGCCCGGTGAAGTCCATCGCCGTGACTGGGAACACCCTGGTGCCCACCGCTCAGCTGTTGGCCGCCGTGAAGACCAAGGTCGGCGACACCTACACCCCGCAGCTCGCGCAGGACGACTTCCTCGCGCTGCGCGACGTGTACCGCAAGGCCGGGTACGAGATCAGCACCCGCGACGCGATCACCTTCAAAGAGGGCGTCCTAACCTACACCGTGCGCGAGGTGAAACTCGTCGGCTACGAACTCCAGTGGGCGGGCAAACACCGTACGGTCGACCGCGTGATCCTGCGCGAACTGCCGGCACCGGGGACGGCCTTCAACCTCAACCAGCTGCGTGCCTCGCTGGGCTCGATCTCGCGCCTGGGCTTCGTGAAGGTCACGACCGAGACGGTCAAGAGTGACCCGGCCAACCCGGAAAACGTGACCTACGTGCTCGGCCTGAGCGAGACCACGACCGGGATTCCCGTGAACCTGGGCCTCACCTACGATTCCTTCGCGGGCGGCTGGGGCGGCGACGCCGCTTACACCAACACCAACGCCTTCGGGCTGGGCCACAACTTCACGGTGGGCGTGGGCGCGCAGCAGAACCAGGCGGGCCAGAACCTCGTGGGCAACGTGTCCTACACCATTCCGTGGCTGGATTTCGACTTCCTGGACTTCCGCAAGGTGCCCACCAGCCTGAGCGTCACGGCGGGCAGCAACGTCACCGGGAACACGCCGATCCTGACCACGGCCACCAGCGGCACCCTGACCGGCTCCGACGGCACCACGGTCGTCACGCCGGACGCGGGCAGCGACACGGGCTTCGACTACACCACGCGCACCACCAGCTTCAGCGTCAGCGCTGGCCGCAACCTCACCAAGTACCTCAGCGCGAACGTGGGTGTGGGCGTCTCGTACCGGACGTACTACCTCGAGGCCCTCGCCGAGGACTCCACCACCGGCATTCAGGACGGCAATGCCAAGGTGAAGGTCAAGTCCACCGACAGCGCCGGCACCACCACCGAGACAGAAGTGCTCGTCCCGGCCACCTACGCCACACCGCTCATTCCGGATTCGTCCGTCACCACGCGCGTCAGCGGCGGGCTCAGTTACGACAGCACGGACAACGCCGAATTCCCCGGCCGGGGCCTGCGCAGCGGTCTGGCCGCTGGGTACAACGTCGGCCGTCAGGGCAGCACGCCGCTGTCGTGGACCGACGTGCAGGCTGGGATCATCGGGTACTACGGGTTCGGCCGCACGCTGGAGAAGGAACTGAACGTCCAGACCAAGCAGCAGGTGGTCGCGGTGCGCCTGAACGCCGGCACGATCCTGAGCCCGGACACCGCGCCGGCCGGCACCGGCTTCTCCATCGGGGGCGGCAGCAGCCCGAACCCCGCGTTCCAGCTGCGCGGCCTGGACAACGCGGCCCTGTTCGGCACGCACTACGTGACCAGCAGCGCCGAGTACCGTTACGACTTCGGCCTGAAGTCCGGCATCGCCCAGGGCCTGTACGGCGTCGTGTTCGCCGATGCCGGCACGGCCTGGAGCGACACGACCGCCGCCAAGCTGAATTACGGGTTCGGGGCGGGAATGCAGCTGAACCTCGGGATCGGCGGGGCCCTGCTCCCCAGCCTGCGCTTCGACTACGGGTATTCCCCGCAGAACGGCAACGGCAAGTTCTCCTTCCGTCTCGGTAACTTCTGGTAA
- a CDS encoding YggS family pyridoxal phosphate enzyme: MSLPDVLAGLRRAEQAAGRPAGSARLVAVTKGHPLAEIDTHVLAHGTFPLGESRGQELRDKSAERPELEWHFIGPLQRNKVKYLSRVSLVHTIEAAWQAEAIAQAAQGWGHAPDVLLQLHNGEAQKHGVLAADLPDTLRAVQATGLRVRGLMVIAPDVETGADQAGILRVFQDTADRAHDLGLAELSMGMSADYPLAVQAGATLIRVGRSLFT; this comes from the coding sequence GTGAGCCTGCCCGACGTCTTGGCGGGCCTGCGCCGCGCCGAACAGGCGGCTGGCCGGCCGGCGGGCAGTGCCCGACTGGTCGCCGTGACGAAAGGCCACCCGCTGGCGGAGATCGACACGCACGTGCTGGCCCACGGCACGTTCCCGCTGGGCGAGAGCCGTGGTCAGGAACTGCGGGACAAGTCAGCCGAGCGTCCGGAGCTGGAGTGGCATTTCATCGGGCCGCTGCAACGCAACAAGGTGAAGTACCTGTCGCGGGTCAGCCTGGTACACACCATCGAGGCCGCGTGGCAGGCCGAGGCGATTGCGCAAGCCGCGCAGGGCTGGGGCCACGCGCCGGACGTGCTGCTGCAACTTCACAACGGAGAGGCCCAGAAACACGGCGTGCTCGCGGCAGACCTGCCGGACACGCTGCGCGCCGTCCAGGCGACGGGTCTCCGGGTGCGCGGCCTGATGGTGATTGCGCCAGACGTGGAGACGGGCGCAGATCAGGCGGGTATCCTGCGGGTGTTCCAGGACACGGCCGACCGTGCCCACGACCTGGGCCTGGCTGAACTCAGCATGGGCATGAGCGCTGATTACCCCCTGGCCGTGCAGGCCGGCGCCACCCTGATCCGGGTGGGAAGGAGTCTGTTCACGTGA
- a CDS encoding DivIVA domain-containing protein, protein MKSTPLDIRHQEFPQRFNGYDRHSVRAFLSDVAEEFELLLQRQQDQQEYLLELEKQLEERKQHEDEIRRAVVSAERIAHELRENAARESDLLIAQANVQREAVLRDSQSRTAELEARHQARTAALEAAFRTRFAELERRLHDLTLDRDRVQANRLMELEREFTERHSELSTRLTTARTEYSHFLSAYRSLMSSFAEMSSQHLLPAEAALSAPRLPSHETLPLVEGPTAEHLEATIPPQAPESAWQDPAQSRDTVLQSKVLEAGLDTRSEDGAIPDEPEASREDRPGA, encoded by the coding sequence GTGAAATCCACTCCGCTCGACATCCGGCACCAGGAGTTCCCGCAGCGCTTCAATGGCTACGACCGGCACAGCGTCCGCGCCTTCCTGAGCGACGTGGCCGAGGAATTCGAGCTGCTCCTGCAGCGCCAGCAGGATCAGCAGGAGTACCTCCTGGAGCTGGAAAAGCAGCTTGAGGAACGCAAGCAGCACGAGGACGAGATCCGGCGCGCCGTGGTGTCGGCCGAGCGGATCGCGCACGAGCTGCGTGAGAATGCGGCCCGCGAGAGCGACCTGCTGATCGCGCAGGCCAATGTGCAGCGTGAGGCCGTATTGCGGGATTCGCAGAGCCGCACGGCCGAACTGGAGGCCCGGCACCAGGCGCGTACCGCCGCTCTGGAGGCCGCCTTCCGGACGCGCTTCGCGGAACTGGAACGGCGGCTGCATGACCTGACCCTGGATCGCGACCGGGTGCAGGCCAATCGGCTGATGGAACTGGAGCGTGAATTCACGGAACGGCACTCGGAACTCAGCACGCGGCTCACCACTGCCCGGACGGAGTATTCGCACTTTCTCAGTGCATACCGCTCGCTGATGTCGTCGTTCGCGGAGATGTCCTCACAGCATCTGCTGCCCGCAGAGGCGGCGCTGAGTGCTCCGCGCCTGCCCTCGCACGAGACGCTGCCGCTGGTCGAGGGGCCGACCGCCGAGCACCTGGAAGCCACCATCCCGCCACAGGCGCCCGAGAGCGCGTGGCAAGATCCGGCCCAGTCACGGGACACCGTGCTCCAGTCGAAGGTGCTGGAGGCTGGCCTCGACACCCGCTCTGAGGACGGCGCCATTCCGGACGAGCCGGAGGCCAGCCGCGAGGATCGTCCGGGTGCCTGA
- a CDS encoding cytochrome P450, with the protein MPERVGVALPEFALPVSDPDFIRDPYPLLAELRAQAPAVFDPGLNRVVLTRHAEISALLRDRRFGRSALHRYSRDELGWPPPDPRQATFDAFNSNHLLDSEPPKHTRLRSLVGLAFTPRRVEALQARIEALLAAQLAGVQGAGSFDLVSTYAEPLPVTVIAELLGVPQSERWQLRPWSAAIVKLYEPSPSGQDQYAAERAVRDFSALLRDLSAQRRASPQDDLITALVQVEAQGDRLTEQELVDTCILLLNAGHEASVNGLSAGVLALLRRPHLWRELVDAAPHEGSLPIFRTATEELLRFDTPLPMFERIALEPVTLHGAALQPGDRVALLYASGNRDAAAFVEPDALVLDRTPNPHLTFGLGIHYCLGAPLARLELAQSLRALCRALPDLRLSDPQEPGQYTGGFVIRGLARLDVTAG; encoded by the coding sequence GTGCCTGAACGCGTGGGCGTTGCCCTTCCCGAATTCGCGCTCCCGGTGAGCGACCCGGACTTCATCCGCGATCCGTATCCGCTGCTCGCGGAACTGCGCGCTCAGGCCCCCGCGGTATTCGATCCTGGATTGAACCGCGTCGTCCTGACCCGGCACGCCGAGATCAGCGCTCTGCTGCGTGACCGCCGCTTTGGGCGCAGCGCCCTCCACCGATACTCGCGTGACGAACTGGGCTGGCCGCCCCCCGATCCAAGGCAGGCGACCTTCGACGCGTTCAACAGCAACCACCTGCTGGATTCCGAACCGCCCAAACACACCAGACTGCGTTCACTGGTGGGGCTGGCCTTCACGCCGCGCCGCGTGGAGGCCCTACAAGCCAGGATCGAGGCGCTGCTGGCGGCCCAGCTCGCAGGAGTGCAGGGCGCGGGTTCCTTCGATCTGGTCAGCACCTATGCCGAACCCCTGCCTGTCACAGTGATCGCGGAGCTGCTCGGCGTGCCGCAGAGCGAGCGCTGGCAGCTGCGTCCGTGGTCGGCGGCCATCGTGAAACTCTACGAGCCCTCGCCCTCCGGCCAGGATCAGTACGCGGCCGAGCGGGCGGTGCGCGACTTCAGTGCCCTGCTGCGAGACCTCAGCGCCCAGCGCCGCGCCAGCCCGCAGGATGACCTGATCACCGCCCTGGTGCAGGTCGAGGCTCAGGGCGACCGGCTGACCGAACAGGAACTTGTGGACACCTGCATCCTCCTGCTGAACGCCGGACACGAGGCGAGCGTGAATGGCCTGTCGGCCGGAGTCCTCGCGCTGCTCAGACGGCCGCACCTGTGGCGGGAACTGGTGGACGCCGCGCCCCATGAGGGGAGCCTGCCGATCTTCCGCACGGCCACCGAGGAGCTCCTGCGCTTCGACACGCCCCTGCCGATGTTCGAGCGGATCGCCCTGGAGCCTGTGACGCTGCACGGCGCGGCCCTCCAGCCCGGCGACCGGGTGGCGCTGCTGTACGCCAGCGGCAACCGTGACGCCGCCGCATTCGTGGAGCCGGATGCCCTCGTGCTGGACAGAACCCCGAACCCGCACCTGACCTTCGGCCTGGGCATCCACTACTGCCTGGGAGCCCCGCTGGCCCGCCTCGAACTGGCGCAGAGCCTCCGCGCGCTGTGCCGGGCGCTGCCCGACCTGCGTCTGAGCGATCCGCAGGAACCAGGTCAGTACACCGGAGGCTTCGTCATCCGGGGCCTCGCCCGCCTAGACGTGACGGCCGGGTAG
- a CDS encoding helix-turn-helix domain-containing protein — MTLTEQFHTLPKLLKVAEVADFTGTHERTVRRWIRDGRLVAVEHDSGLRVPRRALWRFLGLDLALSA, encoded by the coding sequence ATGACCCTGACCGAACAGTTCCACACCCTGCCGAAACTCCTCAAGGTCGCCGAGGTGGCCGACTTCACGGGCACCCACGAGCGCACCGTGCGCCGCTGGATTAGAGATGGCCGCCTGGTCGCCGTGGAACACGACAGCGGCCTGCGGGTGCCGCGCCGCGCCCTGTGGCGTTTCTTGGGCCTGGATCTGGCCCTCAGCGCCTGA
- a CDS encoding DUF554 domain-containing protein encodes MTLLSQLSGTFVNVSAVLLGTLIGLTIGGRLPERTQRTLLQTLSLAVLFIGLDMAGNVNRVTGGVVPGVILTLLSLATGAVTGEALGIEDRLERLGERLRARFQGGGRFTEGFVAASLLFCVGPMTVIGGLQNGLTGDSSTYVLKSVLDGIAALALAGVYGVGVAFSAVTVLVVQGGISLAAGAFAAGLLGGADPAILKTNPYILLITGAGGMVIIGISWNLMLAGLGFDDRRVRVGSLLPALVIAPLALWVAVRLHG; translated from the coding sequence ATGACCCTGCTCTCCCAGTTGTCCGGCACCTTCGTGAATGTTTCGGCCGTCCTGCTGGGCACGCTGATCGGCCTGACCATCGGGGGTCGCCTGCCGGAGCGCACGCAGCGCACCCTGCTCCAGACCCTGAGTCTGGCCGTGCTGTTCATCGGGCTGGACATGGCCGGGAACGTGAACAGGGTGACGGGCGGCGTGGTGCCCGGCGTGATCCTGACCCTGCTGAGCCTCGCCACGGGCGCGGTGACGGGTGAGGCGCTGGGCATCGAGGATCGCCTGGAACGCCTGGGCGAACGGCTGCGCGCGCGGTTCCAGGGCGGGGGCCGGTTCACGGAGGGCTTCGTGGCGGCCAGTCTGCTGTTCTGCGTGGGCCCCATGACCGTGATCGGCGGCCTGCAGAACGGCCTGACCGGGGACAGTTCCACGTACGTGCTGAAAAGTGTCCTGGACGGCATCGCGGCCCTGGCGCTGGCGGGCGTCTACGGAGTGGGTGTGGCCTTCAGCGCCGTCACGGTGCTGGTCGTGCAGGGCGGGATCAGCCTGGCGGCAGGGGCATTCGCGGCCGGTCTGCTGGGCGGTGCCGATCCGGCCATCCTGAAAACCAACCCGTACATCCTCCTGATCACCGGAGCGGGCGGCATGGTCATCATCGGGATCAGCTGGAACCTGATGCTGGCGGGCCTGGGCTTCGATGACCGTCGCGTCCGGGTCGGCAGTCTGCTGCCCGCCCTGGTGATCGCTCCCCTGGCCCTGTGGGTGGCGGTGCGGCTTCATGGATGA